A region of Rhodospirillales bacterium DNA encodes the following proteins:
- the serS gene encoding serine--tRNA ligase has product MHDIKSIRDNPGAFDAGLKRRGLAPLAAELLAIDQRRRAAITESEQTQAKRRALSKQIGAARGKGENADTLMAEVAALDATQKAAEAAAAEAGKALDDQLAALPNLPDDAAPDGKDEHDNALVRRVGDPRNFAFAPKDHVAIGEALGMMDFAAAAKLSGARFVVLKGALARLERALAQFMLDLHTGENGYTEINPPFLVKDAAVYGTGSLPKFAEDLFGTTNGYWLIPTAEVPLSNLVNDSVVEEKALPMRLTAWTPCFRSEAGSAGRDTRGMIRMHQFPKVELVSITTPEESEAEHLRMTACAEGVLTKLGLPFRTVMLCTGDMGFAARKTYDIEVWLPGQNAYREISSCSNCGDFQARRMNARYRPREGKGTRFLHTLNGSGLAVGRALVAVLENYQNEDGSVAVPDALRPYMGGLDTIRAPGA; this is encoded by the coding sequence ATGCACGACATCAAATCCATCCGCGACAACCCCGGCGCGTTCGACGCCGGACTGAAACGCCGCGGCCTCGCGCCGCTGGCCGCCGAGCTGCTGGCCATCGACCAGCGCCGCCGCGCCGCCATCACCGAGAGCGAGCAGACGCAGGCGAAGCGCCGCGCGCTGTCGAAGCAGATCGGCGCCGCCCGCGGCAAAGGCGAGAACGCCGACACGCTGATGGCCGAGGTCGCCGCGCTCGACGCCACCCAGAAGGCGGCCGAGGCCGCGGCGGCGGAGGCCGGCAAGGCGCTCGACGACCAGCTCGCCGCGCTGCCCAACCTGCCCGACGACGCCGCGCCCGACGGCAAGGACGAGCACGACAACGCGCTGGTGCGCCGGGTCGGCGATCCGCGCAATTTTGCCTTCGCGCCGAAGGACCACGTCGCCATCGGCGAGGCCCTGGGCATGATGGATTTCGCCGCCGCCGCGAAGCTATCGGGCGCGCGCTTCGTCGTGCTCAAGGGCGCGCTGGCGCGGCTGGAGCGGGCCCTGGCCCAGTTCATGCTCGACCTGCACACCGGCGAGAACGGCTACACCGAGATCAACCCGCCCTTCCTGGTGAAGGACGCCGCCGTCTACGGCACCGGCAGCCTGCCGAAATTCGCCGAGGACCTGTTCGGCACCACCAACGGCTACTGGCTGATCCCGACCGCCGAGGTGCCGCTGAGCAACCTCGTCAACGACAGCGTGGTCGAGGAGAAGGCGCTGCCGATGCGGCTGACGGCGTGGACGCCGTGCTTCCGCTCCGAGGCGGGATCGGCCGGCCGCGACACCCGCGGCATGATCCGCATGCACCAGTTTCCCAAGGTCGAGCTGGTGTCGATCACGACGCCGGAGGAGTCCGAGGCCGAGCACCTGCGCATGACCGCCTGCGCCGAGGGCGTGCTGACGAAGCTCGGCCTGCCGTTCCGCACCGTCATGCTGTGCACCGGCGACATGGGCTTCGCCGCGCGCAAGACCTACGACATCGAGGTCTGGCTGCCGGGGCAGAACGCCTACCGCGAGATCTCGAGCTGCTCCAACTGCGGCGACTTCCAGGCGCGACGCATGAACGCCCGCTACCGGCCGAGGGAAGGCAAGGGCACGCGGTTCCTGCACACGCTCAACGGCTCCGGCCTCGCCGTCGGCCGCGCGCTGGTCGCGGTGCTGGAGAACTACCAGAACGAGGACGGCAGCGTGGCCGTCCCCGACGCGCTGCGCCCCTACATGGGCGGCCTCGACACCATCCGCGCGCCGGGCGCGTAG
- the surE gene encoding 5'/3'-nucleotidase SurE produces MTFAPLDPTGVRILVTNDDGINAPGLEALGEIAHALSDDVWIVAPEANQSGAGHSLSLSTPIRAREVNERKFAIEGTPTDCVLFGVRHLLRGREPTLVLSGVNRGANMADDVTYSGTIAGAMEGCLLGFRSIAMSQVYTAPHPVKWATATHHGPDVIRKVLSVEWPRECLLNVNFPDVVASSVTGVVATRQGKRGFGGGVEERADPRGGAYYWIVYRPDEPLTTEGNDIGAVRAGAVSVTPLHLDLTHESMRRRLRDAFGHD; encoded by the coding sequence ATGACCTTCGCGCCGCTCGACCCGACGGGGGTCCGCATCCTCGTCACCAACGACGACGGCATCAACGCGCCGGGGCTGGAGGCGCTCGGCGAGATCGCGCACGCGCTGAGCGACGACGTCTGGATCGTGGCGCCGGAAGCCAACCAGAGCGGCGCCGGCCACTCGCTGTCGCTGTCGACGCCGATCCGCGCCCGCGAGGTCAATGAGCGCAAATTCGCCATCGAGGGCACGCCGACGGACTGCGTGCTGTTCGGCGTGCGCCACCTGCTGCGCGGCCGCGAGCCGACCCTGGTGCTGTCGGGCGTCAACCGCGGCGCCAACATGGCCGACGACGTCACCTACTCCGGCACCATCGCCGGCGCGATGGAGGGCTGCCTGCTGGGCTTCCGCTCGATCGCGATGAGCCAGGTCTACACCGCGCCGCATCCGGTCAAGTGGGCGACCGCGACGCACCACGGTCCCGACGTGATCCGCAAGGTGCTGTCGGTCGAGTGGCCGCGCGAATGCCTGCTGAACGTCAACTTCCCCGACGTGGTGGCGTCGTCGGTCACCGGCGTGGTCGCGACGCGGCAGGGCAAGCGCGGCTTCGGCGGCGGCGTCGAAGAGCGCGCCGATCCGCGCGGCGGCGCCTACTACTGGATCGTCTACCGGCCCGACGAGCCGCTCACCACCGAGGGCAACGACATCGGCGCGGTGCGCGCCGGGGCGGTGTCGGTGACGCCGCTGCATCTCGACCTGACGCACGAATCGATGCGGCGGCGCCTGCGCGACGCCTTCGGGCACGATTGA